ACCTCGGTCACCATCTTGGTCGTCGGCGATGTCATGGGCTCGCCGGGCCGCGACGTCCTCATGAACCACCTGCCGCTCGCGCGCGAGCAGTACCACGTCGACGCGGTCATCGCCAACGGCGAGAACGCGGCCGGCGGTTTCGGGCTGACCACGCAGACCGCGGACGAGCTGTTCGAGGCCGGCGTCGACTTCATCACGTCCGGCAACCACATCTGGGACAAGCGCGAGTTTCGCAACGCGCTCGACGAGACCGACCGCATCCTGCGGCCCGCCAACTATCCGCCCACGCTGCCCGGCCGGGGCGCCGGCACGTTCGTCGCCGGCGGCGTCACCATCGGGGTGCTCAACCTGATGGGCCGCGTCTTCATGCCGCCCGTCGACGACCCGTTCCGCGTCGGCCGCGACCTGGTCGACGAGCTGCGCGCGCGCACGAACGTGATCGTCGTCGACGTGCACGCCGAGGCGACCTCGGAGAAGATGGCGCTGGGGCGGTTCTTCGACGGCTCCATCTCCCTGTTGTACGGGACGCACACCCACGTGCAGACCTCCGACGAGCAGATCTTCGCCGGCGGCACCGCCTACCTCACCGACGTCGGGATGACCGGGCCTTCCGAGGGCATCATCGGAATGGAGGCGGGCCCGGTGCTCGAGCGATTCACCAAAACCGTCTCGGAGCGGTTCGCCGTCCAGAAATCGGGTACACGGCAGTTTTGTGCGGCCGTCACGACGGTGGACGTCGCGACGGGACGCGCGCTCGACATCAAACGCATCAATCTTCGAGGCCTGGCATGATCGAGCCCCAGAGGGCGCCAGCGTCCGGCGTCCTCAAAGTGTCCGCTCAGTCGAATCCCAACTCCGTCGCCGGCGCCCTGGCGGGCGTGCTGCGTGAGAAGACCCATGCCGAGCTCCAAGCGATCGGAGCCGGTGCGACCAACCAAGCTGTCAAAGCGATCGCCATCGCGCGCTCCTACCTGCACGCCGGGGGCATCGACTTGACCTGCGTTCCGGAGTTCACCGAAGTCGAGATCGACGGCAACGTCCGTACCGCGATCCGTCTCTTGGTCGAACGGCGCGCCCTGTCCGGACCCCCGCCGGCGCCGCCGCCACCGGAAGCGGGCGCTTGACGGTCGACTTCCACTCGCACACGCGCGAGAGCGATGGCACGCTGCGCGCCGACGAGCTGGCGGCGCGCATGCGAGCACGCGGCGTCTCGTGGTTCTCGATCACCGATCACGACACGACCCGCGCCTACGACGGGCTCGACACGACCGGCGCGCACGTCGTCCCCGGCATCGAGATCAACACGACCTGGGACGGCAGCGAGGTCCACATCCTGGGCTACCGCATCCCCACCGGGCCCGGCGCCCTCGCCGACGCGCTGGCGCGCAATCGCGAACACCGTCGCTCGCGGGTCGGCCGCATGGCGGCCGCGCTCGCGGCCGCCGGCTACCCGCTCAGCGAAGAACAGATCGTGGCCGAGTCCGACGGCGGTCACGCGTTGGGCCGCCCGCACGTCGCCAAAGCGCTCGTGCGCGCCGGCCACGTGCGCGACGTGCAGGCGGCGTTCGACACGCTGCTCTCGCGCGGCAAGCCCGGCTACGTTCCCTCGCACCACATTACCCCGGCCGCCGCGATCGAGCTGGTCATCGCGGCCGGCGGTGTTCCGGTGCTCGCCCATCCCGGCCGGCTGCGCGACGAGAGCGTGATCGAGACGCTGACCGCAAGCGGCCTGCGCGGGCTGGAAGTCTTCTATCCCAGCCACACCACCGAACAGGTCGCGCGCTACCGCGCGCTGGCGAACCGCTTGGGGCTGGTGATGACGGCAGGCTCGGACTTCCACGACCCGCGTTGGAACCCGCGCGGGGTGGGCATGGACGTCGATCCGGCCAACATCCGGCCGTTCCTCGATCTGGTCGCCTAGCGCGAGCTCCCCGGCAGCGTGCGCAGCACGCGGTCGAAGGTCGTGGCCAACGTGTGCACGTCCCCCGGCCAGCGGCCCGAACAATAGCGGCCGTGCTGGACGACGAACGCGGGCGTCGCGTCGGTCAGCGTGTCGCGCGCGAGGCCCGCGGTCTTGCGGCGGTAGTCCGGATCGCCGCGCGGCACGTCCTCGAAGTCGCTCGGGCGTTCGAGCGCGCGCGTGACCTCGGCCTGGACGCTCATGTAGCCCGGCGGTTGATCCGGCGCTTCGCGGTAGGTGCGATAGTAGTCGGGATCCCAGAAGCGCGCGATGCGCCCGATGCGCCAGGCCGCGCGCTCGAGCTGCCAGGTCAAGGCGGTCGTGCGCCGGCCGTAGAGCACCGAACGCCGCGTGCGCGGATCGATGCTGCGCGCGGCCAGCAGCACGCCATGGCAGATCGCCGCCACCGGTTTGTCGTCCGCGAAGAAGTCGACGACCAGCTGCTGCAGCACCGCGCTCTCGAGGTACGCGCGCATCCCGCGCGCGCGGTGGCCGCCGGGCAGGAACAGCGCGTCGTAGTCGCGCGCGCGCAGCGTCTCCCAGCGCTCGGGCGCGCGGAAGGGCGGCAGGTGCGCCAGCGCGGCGTAGGCGGCGCGCGCGTCGGCGTTCGCGCCGAGCACGCGCCCGAACAGGCCCAGACCGCGCCCCGTCAGCATCACCTCGTCCGACTGCGCGGCTGCGCCGGTCTGGGTCGCGAAGACGACCTCGTGACCCGAACCCGCCAGGACTTGCCAGGTGATCGCGACTTCGCTCGGATCGGAGTCCCGTTCGGGGAGCGGGAGCAACACGCGCGCCATCTCGTGCCAGTGTAGCAGAGGCGGGTCGCTCGGTAGGATGGGGACTGCGCGACGGGAACACCTCGCGTCCGGCCTTTCACCATCGCACCATTCCGACGAGGAGCACCCGCACGATGACAGACGCCGAAGTCAAACCCTGGGTTGGCAAGCCCGTTCGCCTCACCCTCGACGACGGCCAGGTGCTGGCCGGTACCCTGCACGCGGACCACAGTCACGGTCACGGGCACGATCACTACGCGGTCGTTTCGGGTGCGGTACGCGAAGGCGGGGAAAACGCGACCGTGACCATTCACGGCGCGGAACGAATCACGACGATCGAGGACGCGTCGGGCGACCCCGCCGCCGTCGAATAGGCGGCCCTCCGGAGGCTTCTCACATGATCGACGATCTCGTGCTGCTGGCGGTGCGCCTCGCCGTCGGCGGCAGCATCGCTTCGCACGGCGCGCAAAAGGCGTTCGGCTGGTTCGAAGGGCCTGGCCCCGACAAGGCGGCCGGCTATTTCGAAGGGCTCGGCTTCAAGCCCGGTGCCCGCTTCGCGCAGGCGGCGTCCGCCACCGAGATCGGTTCGGGCATCCTCATCGCGCTGGGACTGGGCGGTCCGCTCGGCCCGGCGGGACTGCTCTCGACGATGATCGTCGCGGCGCAGTCGGTGCACGCCAAGAACGGCTACTTCCAGCAGAAGGGCGGCGTCGAGCTGAACGTGCTCTACGCGGCGTCGGCGTTGGCGCTGGCGGCGCGCGGCTTCGGCGCGCTCTCGCTCGATCGCGCGCTCGGCCTGCACGACCGGCTGCATCACCCGGTGCTCGAGACGCTGGCGCTGGCCGGCGGCGTCCTCTCGGCGTGGGCGATTCTCGGGCAGCGCGATGCCGGGCCGCCGGAGGGCACGCTGGCGACGCCCACGATCAGCGGCGCGCGCAGCAACGGCAGCGCCGAGCCGGCCCGCAGCTAGCTAGACCGGGGTCGCCGCCTTGGTGGCCTCGGCGATGCCGACCGTGCTGCGGCTGCGCGAGTAGGTGAAGTACACGATCAGGCCGAGCACGAGCCAGATCAGGTAGCTCACGATCGTCATCAGCGGCAGGCCCTTGACGATCAGGTAGAGCGCCCCGAGCGCGGCCAGGACCGGCACGACCGGGCTGCCCGGGACGCGGAACCCGCGCCGCATGGTGGGGCGGGTGCGCCGCAAGACGATGACGCCGACCGCGACCAGCGCGAAGGCGACCAGCGTGCCGATGTTGACCAGATCCGCGACGACGTCGAGCTGGCCGACCGCCGCGACGACCGCGACCACGATGCCGACGATCGCCGAGGACAGATAGGGCGTGCGGAAGCGCGGGTGCACGCGCGCGAAGACGGCCGGCAACAGCCCGTCGCGCGACATGGCGAAGAACACGCGGCTCTGGCCGTAGAGCATCACCAGCAAGACCGTCGTCAGGCCCGCGATCGCGCCCAGCGCGACGATCGCGCCCGCCCAGCCCAGCCCGATCTGGATCAGCGAGAACGAGACCGGCGAGGGGACGTTGAGCTGCGTGTAGGGCAGGATGCCGGTCAGGATGCCCGACACGATGATGTAGAGGATCGTGCAGATGACCAGGCTGCCGATGATGCCGCGCGGCAGATCGCGGGCCGGGT
This DNA window, taken from Candidatus Sulfotelmatobacter sp., encodes the following:
- a CDS encoding stage V sporulation protein S, with the protein product MSAQSNPNSVAGALAGVLREKTHAELQAIGAGATNQAVKAIAIARSYLHAGGIDLTCVPEFTEVEIDGNVRTAIRLLVERRALSGPPPAPPPPEAGA
- a CDS encoding TIGR00282 family metallophosphoesterase, whose product is MVVGDVMGSPGRDVLMNHLPLAREQYHVDAVIANGENAAGGFGLTTQTADELFEAGVDFITSGNHIWDKREFRNALDETDRILRPANYPPTLPGRGAGTFVAGGVTIGVLNLMGRVFMPPVDDPFRVGRDLVDELRARTNVIVVDVHAEATSEKMALGRFFDGSISLLYGTHTHVQTSDEQIFAGGTAYLTDVGMTGPSEGIIGMEAGPVLERFTKTVSERFAVQKSGTRQFCAAVTTVDVATGRALDIKRINLRGLA
- a CDS encoding type 1 glutamine amidotransferase domain-containing protein — protein: MLLPLPERDSDPSEVAITWQVLAGSGHEVVFATQTGAAAQSDEVMLTGRGLGLFGRVLGANADARAAYAALAHLPPFRAPERWETLRARDYDALFLPGGHRARGMRAYLESAVLQQLVVDFFADDKPVAAICHGVLLAARSIDPRTRRSVLYGRRTTALTWQLERAAWRIGRIARFWDPDYYRTYREAPDQPPGYMSVQAEVTRALERPSDFEDVPRGDPDYRRKTAGLARDTLTDATPAFVVQHGRYCSGRWPGDVHTLATTFDRVLRTLPGSSR
- a CDS encoding PHP domain-containing protein, whose product is MTVDFHSHTRESDGTLRADELAARMRARGVSWFSITDHDTTRAYDGLDTTGAHVVPGIEINTTWDGSEVHILGYRIPTGPGALADALARNREHRRSRVGRMAAALAAAGYPLSEEQIVAESDGGHALGRPHVAKALVRAGHVRDVQAAFDTLLSRGKPGYVPSHHITPAAAIELVIAAGGVPVLAHPGRLRDESVIETLTASGLRGLEVFYPSHTTEQVARYRALANRLGLVMTAGSDFHDPRWNPRGVGMDVDPANIRPFLDLVA
- a CDS encoding DoxX family protein; its protein translation is MIDDLVLLAVRLAVGGSIASHGAQKAFGWFEGPGPDKAAGYFEGLGFKPGARFAQAASATEIGSGILIALGLGGPLGPAGLLSTMIVAAQSVHAKNGYFQQKGGVELNVLYAASALALAARGFGALSLDRALGLHDRLHHPVLETLALAGGVLSAWAILGQRDAGPPEGTLATPTISGARSNGSAEPARS